A window from Xiphophorus maculatus strain JP 163 A chromosome 17, X_maculatus-5.0-male, whole genome shotgun sequence encodes these proteins:
- the lrguk gene encoding leucine-rich repeat and guanylate kinase domain-containing protein isoform X4 yields the protein MEGELQEQQLLTIPEESAEPLDKPETLKKPKTLKKPETLKEPETLKEPEALKEPETLKEPETLKEPEALKEPEALKEPETLEEIVEVKVANFSHNRIPDIKNLSGFLCLRQLNLDYNCLSEVSGLTDCSMLNHLSLAYNRISKISNLDNLPITYLCLKGNQLHCVEGLEKLQNIQVLDLSRNCITSLSGIQNLRYLYFLNLENNQIMEIEDLKHAIGLLMLSNLNLLDNPVQEHHDYRLKVIFLYRGLSILDNKKVTVEEKVSSLNMFGPPMDIVAATDHITNMVHQMAQPQVLYQSTMPTPNTPYPMLVVTGPEGCRKGDLVRRLCQEFGKDFGVGICHSTRQPYPEEENGVDYHFVSEDEFQNLFLMGKFLLTMHYGSHLFGLSRDAIEEVANYGVVCCLHLELEGVFSLKKTCFRPRYILLIPTEIETFITHMKSTNRYTQSQIDLAVQRVPLYSKTNEERPGFFDNVIPSDNYEEAYQALVEIVKDYMFVEEPSEDEGEVKEEEEKTREEEEKPKEEEVEKEKSSVEEPATTPVESESLPGPTIETSLAKVQADCSCQKTLIELASLRKREELAREAVVGKKPGLHSHLFKQYSQNVASAERDQDPGTHTQEISSSEVSRAASALDVPVSLGGTVEPLERTLLEHTTEMLNDYNMGLKTKSILPPVSPGHKNREVTPPETP from the exons ATGGAGGGCGAATTACAGGAGCAGCAACTTCTCACGATTCCAGAGGAAAGCGCGGAGCCACTGGACAAACCAGAGACGTTAAAAAAACCAAAGACGTTAAAAAAACCAGAGACGTTAAAAGAACCAGAGACGTTAAAAGAACCAGAGGCGTTAAAAGAACCAGAGACGTTAAAAGAACCAGAGACGTTAAAAGAACCAGAGGCGTTAAAAGAACCAGAGGCGTTAAAAGAACCAGAGACGTTAGAAGAAATCGTCGAAGTaaag GTGGCAAATTTCTCCCATAACCGAATACCAGACATAAAGAATCTATCAGGCTTTCTCTGCCTGCGTCAGCTGAATCTGGACT ACAACTGTCTCTCTGAAGTCAGCGGTCTTACAGATTGTTCTATGCTCAACCATCTCAGCCTGGCTTACAACAGAATCTCAAAAATCAGCAACCTGGACAATTTGCCTATTACATATCTCTGCCTg AAGGGAAACCAGCTCCACTGTGTTGAAGGGTTGGAGAAGTTACAGAACATACAGGTTCTTGATTTGTCGAGGAATTGCATCACCTCTCTTTCAGGAATTCAGAATCTCCGCTATCTATACTTCCTCAACTTGGAGAATAACCAG attatGGAAATTGAAGATCTAAAACATGCCATTGGTCTACTGATGCTGTCAAACCTCAATCTGCTGGATAACCCTGTGCAG GAGCACCATGACTACAGACTGAAAGTCATCTTTCTCTACCGAGGTTTATCAATACTGGACAATAAGAAAGTCACTGTTGAAGAAAAG GTGTCTTCACTGAACATGTTTGGCCCTCCTATGGACATAGTAGCAGCAACAGATCACATCACAAACATGGTTCACCAAATGGCACAGCCACAGGTTCTCTATCAAAG CACAATGCCTACTCCAAACACCCCATACCCAATGCTGGTGGTGACGGGCCCTGAAGGCTGTAGGAAAGGAGACTTGGTTCGCAGACTGTGTCAGGAGTTTGGCAAAGACTTTGGTGTCGG CATCTGTCACTCTACACGCCAGCCCTACCCTGAAGAGGAGAACGGGGTTGATTATCATTTTGTCAGTGAAGACGAATTTCAGAACTTATTTCTCATG GGTAAATTTCTCCTGACCATGCATTATGGCAGCCATCTGTTTGGCCTCAGCAGAGATGCTATAGAGGAAGTAGCAAATTATGGAGTGGTTTGTTGTTTACATCTGGAGCTGGAG ggtgttttcagtttaaagaaGACTTGCTTTAGGCCTCGATACATCCTGCTTATACCCACGGAAATAGAGACGTTCATAACCCACATGAAAAGCACTAATCGTTACACCCAGTCACAGATTGATCTTGCAGTGCAACGTGTGCCCCTCTATTCAAAAACCAATGAAGAACGTCCAGGATTCTTTGACAACGTCATTCCAAGTG ATAACTATGAAGAAGCTTACCAGGCCTTGGTGGAAATAGTGAAGGACTACATGTTTGTTGAGGAGCCGTCGGAGGACGAGGGGGAGgtgaaggaagaggaagagaagacgagagaggaggaggagaaaccaaaggaagaggaggtggaAAAAGAGAAGAGCAGCG TTGAGGAACCAGCAACAACACCGGTAGAATCAGAGTCACTCCCTGGCCCAACCATCGAAACCAGCTTAGCTAAAGTCCAGGCAGATTGCAGCTGTCAAAAAACATTGATT GAGCTTGCCTCCTTGAGGAAGCGAGAGGAGCTGGCGAGGGAAGCTGTTGTTGGAAAGAAACCAGGATTGCACAGCCACCTCTTCAAACAGTACAG cCAAAATGTGGCGTCAGCGGAACGTGATCAAGATCCTGGTACCCACACTCAGGAGATTAGCAG CTCAGAAGTATCTCGTGCCGCCTCAGCTTTAGATGTTCCCGTGTCACTCGGTGGCACTGTTGAACCTCTAGAGAGAACCCTATTGGAACACACGACAGAAATGCTCAACG ATTACAATATGGGACTCAAGACAAAGTCCATCCTGCCTCCAGTCTCGCCTGGACATAAGAATCGTGAAGTCACACCACCTGAGACACCTTGA
- the lrguk gene encoding leucine-rich repeat and guanylate kinase domain-containing protein isoform X2: MEGELQEQQLLTIPEESAEPLDKPETLKKPKTLKKPETLKEPETLKEPEALKEPETLKEPETLKEPEALKEPEALKEPETLEEIVEVKEGVLTEEMVCEGLSHLGLDLTGQHQVLCHLSIPNLSLIDISLLCKYVNLEKLELQHNNIEDISCLNHIPHLIYLDVSHNEISNFFQFQPLRYLEVANFSHNRIPDIKNLSGFLCLRQLNLDYNCLSEVSGLTDCSMLNHLSLAYNRISKISNLDNLPITYLCLKGNQLHCVEGLEKLQNIQVLDLSRNCITSLSGIQNLRYLYFLNLENNQIMEIEDLKHAIGLLMLSNLNLLDNPVQEHHDYRLKVIFLYRGLSILDNKKVTVEEKVSSLNMFGPPMDIVAATDHITNMVHQMAQPQVLYQSTMPTPNTPYPMLVVTGPEGCRKGDLVRRLCQEFGKDFGVGICHSTRQPYPEEENGVDYHFVSEDEFQNLFLMGKFLLTMHYGSHLFGLSRDAIEEVANYGVVCCLHLELEGVFSLKKTCFRPRYILLIPTEIETFITHMKSTNRYTQSQIDLAVQRVPLYSKTNEERPGFFDNVIPSDNYEEAYQALVEIVKDYMFVEEPSEDEGEVKEEEEKTREEEEKPKEEEVEKEKSSVEEPATTPVESESLPGPTIETSLAKVQADCSCQKTLIELASLRKREELAREAVVGKKPGLHSHLFKQYSSEVSRAASALDVPVSLGGTVEPLERTLLEHTTEMLNDYNMGLKTKSILPPVSPGHKNREVTPPETP; encoded by the exons ATGGAGGGCGAATTACAGGAGCAGCAACTTCTCACGATTCCAGAGGAAAGCGCGGAGCCACTGGACAAACCAGAGACGTTAAAAAAACCAAAGACGTTAAAAAAACCAGAGACGTTAAAAGAACCAGAGACGTTAAAAGAACCAGAGGCGTTAAAAGAACCAGAGACGTTAAAAGAACCAGAGACGTTAAAAGAACCAGAGGCGTTAAAAGAACCAGAGGCGTTAAAAGAACCAGAGACGTTAGAAGAAATCGTCGAAGTaaag GAGGGGGTGTTAACTGAAGAAATGGTGTGTGAAGGTTTATCCCATCTTGGACTTGATCTGACCGGGCAGCATCAAGTTCTGTGCCACCTATCCATACCT AATCTCAGTCTTATAGACATATCTTTGTTATGCAAGTATGTCAATCTTGAAAAGCTAGAACTGCAACACAACAACATAGAAG ATATATCCTGCCTGAACCACATACCCCACCTTATCTACCTGGATGTGTCCCACAATGAAATCTCCAACTTCTTTCAATTCCAGCCACTCCGGTACCTAGAG GTGGCAAATTTCTCCCATAACCGAATACCAGACATAAAGAATCTATCAGGCTTTCTCTGCCTGCGTCAGCTGAATCTGGACT ACAACTGTCTCTCTGAAGTCAGCGGTCTTACAGATTGTTCTATGCTCAACCATCTCAGCCTGGCTTACAACAGAATCTCAAAAATCAGCAACCTGGACAATTTGCCTATTACATATCTCTGCCTg AAGGGAAACCAGCTCCACTGTGTTGAAGGGTTGGAGAAGTTACAGAACATACAGGTTCTTGATTTGTCGAGGAATTGCATCACCTCTCTTTCAGGAATTCAGAATCTCCGCTATCTATACTTCCTCAACTTGGAGAATAACCAG attatGGAAATTGAAGATCTAAAACATGCCATTGGTCTACTGATGCTGTCAAACCTCAATCTGCTGGATAACCCTGTGCAG GAGCACCATGACTACAGACTGAAAGTCATCTTTCTCTACCGAGGTTTATCAATACTGGACAATAAGAAAGTCACTGTTGAAGAAAAG GTGTCTTCACTGAACATGTTTGGCCCTCCTATGGACATAGTAGCAGCAACAGATCACATCACAAACATGGTTCACCAAATGGCACAGCCACAGGTTCTCTATCAAAG CACAATGCCTACTCCAAACACCCCATACCCAATGCTGGTGGTGACGGGCCCTGAAGGCTGTAGGAAAGGAGACTTGGTTCGCAGACTGTGTCAGGAGTTTGGCAAAGACTTTGGTGTCGG CATCTGTCACTCTACACGCCAGCCCTACCCTGAAGAGGAGAACGGGGTTGATTATCATTTTGTCAGTGAAGACGAATTTCAGAACTTATTTCTCATG GGTAAATTTCTCCTGACCATGCATTATGGCAGCCATCTGTTTGGCCTCAGCAGAGATGCTATAGAGGAAGTAGCAAATTATGGAGTGGTTTGTTGTTTACATCTGGAGCTGGAG ggtgttttcagtttaaagaaGACTTGCTTTAGGCCTCGATACATCCTGCTTATACCCACGGAAATAGAGACGTTCATAACCCACATGAAAAGCACTAATCGTTACACCCAGTCACAGATTGATCTTGCAGTGCAACGTGTGCCCCTCTATTCAAAAACCAATGAAGAACGTCCAGGATTCTTTGACAACGTCATTCCAAGTG ATAACTATGAAGAAGCTTACCAGGCCTTGGTGGAAATAGTGAAGGACTACATGTTTGTTGAGGAGCCGTCGGAGGACGAGGGGGAGgtgaaggaagaggaagagaagacgagagaggaggaggagaaaccaaaggaagaggaggtggaAAAAGAGAAGAGCAGCG TTGAGGAACCAGCAACAACACCGGTAGAATCAGAGTCACTCCCTGGCCCAACCATCGAAACCAGCTTAGCTAAAGTCCAGGCAGATTGCAGCTGTCAAAAAACATTGATT GAGCTTGCCTCCTTGAGGAAGCGAGAGGAGCTGGCGAGGGAAGCTGTTGTTGGAAAGAAACCAGGATTGCACAGCCACCTCTTCAAACAGTACAG CTCAGAAGTATCTCGTGCCGCCTCAGCTTTAGATGTTCCCGTGTCACTCGGTGGCACTGTTGAACCTCTAGAGAGAACCCTATTGGAACACACGACAGAAATGCTCAACG ATTACAATATGGGACTCAAGACAAAGTCCATCCTGCCTCCAGTCTCGCCTGGACATAAGAATCGTGAAGTCACACCACCTGAGACACCTTGA
- the lrguk gene encoding leucine-rich repeat and guanylate kinase domain-containing protein isoform X1 translates to MEGELQEQQLLTIPEESAEPLDKPETLKKPKTLKKPETLKEPETLKEPEALKEPETLKEPETLKEPEALKEPEALKEPETLEEIVEVKEGVLTEEMVCEGLSHLGLDLTGQHQVLCHLSIPNLSLIDISLLCKYVNLEKLELQHNNIEDISCLNHIPHLIYLDVSHNEISNFFQFQPLRYLEVANFSHNRIPDIKNLSGFLCLRQLNLDYNCLSEVSGLTDCSMLNHLSLAYNRISKISNLDNLPITYLCLKGNQLHCVEGLEKLQNIQVLDLSRNCITSLSGIQNLRYLYFLNLENNQIMEIEDLKHAIGLLMLSNLNLLDNPVQEHHDYRLKVIFLYRGLSILDNKKVTVEEKVSSLNMFGPPMDIVAATDHITNMVHQMAQPQVLYQSTMPTPNTPYPMLVVTGPEGCRKGDLVRRLCQEFGKDFGVGICHSTRQPYPEEENGVDYHFVSEDEFQNLFLMGKFLLTMHYGSHLFGLSRDAIEEVANYGVVCCLHLELEGVFSLKKTCFRPRYILLIPTEIETFITHMKSTNRYTQSQIDLAVQRVPLYSKTNEERPGFFDNVIPSDNYEEAYQALVEIVKDYMFVEEPSEDEGEVKEEEEKTREEEEKPKEEEVEKEKSSVEEPATTPVESESLPGPTIETSLAKVQADCSCQKTLIELASLRKREELAREAVVGKKPGLHSHLFKQYSQNVASAERDQDPGTHTQEISSSEVSRAASALDVPVSLGGTVEPLERTLLEHTTEMLNDYNMGLKTKSILPPVSPGHKNREVTPPETP, encoded by the exons ATGGAGGGCGAATTACAGGAGCAGCAACTTCTCACGATTCCAGAGGAAAGCGCGGAGCCACTGGACAAACCAGAGACGTTAAAAAAACCAAAGACGTTAAAAAAACCAGAGACGTTAAAAGAACCAGAGACGTTAAAAGAACCAGAGGCGTTAAAAGAACCAGAGACGTTAAAAGAACCAGAGACGTTAAAAGAACCAGAGGCGTTAAAAGAACCAGAGGCGTTAAAAGAACCAGAGACGTTAGAAGAAATCGTCGAAGTaaag GAGGGGGTGTTAACTGAAGAAATGGTGTGTGAAGGTTTATCCCATCTTGGACTTGATCTGACCGGGCAGCATCAAGTTCTGTGCCACCTATCCATACCT AATCTCAGTCTTATAGACATATCTTTGTTATGCAAGTATGTCAATCTTGAAAAGCTAGAACTGCAACACAACAACATAGAAG ATATATCCTGCCTGAACCACATACCCCACCTTATCTACCTGGATGTGTCCCACAATGAAATCTCCAACTTCTTTCAATTCCAGCCACTCCGGTACCTAGAG GTGGCAAATTTCTCCCATAACCGAATACCAGACATAAAGAATCTATCAGGCTTTCTCTGCCTGCGTCAGCTGAATCTGGACT ACAACTGTCTCTCTGAAGTCAGCGGTCTTACAGATTGTTCTATGCTCAACCATCTCAGCCTGGCTTACAACAGAATCTCAAAAATCAGCAACCTGGACAATTTGCCTATTACATATCTCTGCCTg AAGGGAAACCAGCTCCACTGTGTTGAAGGGTTGGAGAAGTTACAGAACATACAGGTTCTTGATTTGTCGAGGAATTGCATCACCTCTCTTTCAGGAATTCAGAATCTCCGCTATCTATACTTCCTCAACTTGGAGAATAACCAG attatGGAAATTGAAGATCTAAAACATGCCATTGGTCTACTGATGCTGTCAAACCTCAATCTGCTGGATAACCCTGTGCAG GAGCACCATGACTACAGACTGAAAGTCATCTTTCTCTACCGAGGTTTATCAATACTGGACAATAAGAAAGTCACTGTTGAAGAAAAG GTGTCTTCACTGAACATGTTTGGCCCTCCTATGGACATAGTAGCAGCAACAGATCACATCACAAACATGGTTCACCAAATGGCACAGCCACAGGTTCTCTATCAAAG CACAATGCCTACTCCAAACACCCCATACCCAATGCTGGTGGTGACGGGCCCTGAAGGCTGTAGGAAAGGAGACTTGGTTCGCAGACTGTGTCAGGAGTTTGGCAAAGACTTTGGTGTCGG CATCTGTCACTCTACACGCCAGCCCTACCCTGAAGAGGAGAACGGGGTTGATTATCATTTTGTCAGTGAAGACGAATTTCAGAACTTATTTCTCATG GGTAAATTTCTCCTGACCATGCATTATGGCAGCCATCTGTTTGGCCTCAGCAGAGATGCTATAGAGGAAGTAGCAAATTATGGAGTGGTTTGTTGTTTACATCTGGAGCTGGAG ggtgttttcagtttaaagaaGACTTGCTTTAGGCCTCGATACATCCTGCTTATACCCACGGAAATAGAGACGTTCATAACCCACATGAAAAGCACTAATCGTTACACCCAGTCACAGATTGATCTTGCAGTGCAACGTGTGCCCCTCTATTCAAAAACCAATGAAGAACGTCCAGGATTCTTTGACAACGTCATTCCAAGTG ATAACTATGAAGAAGCTTACCAGGCCTTGGTGGAAATAGTGAAGGACTACATGTTTGTTGAGGAGCCGTCGGAGGACGAGGGGGAGgtgaaggaagaggaagagaagacgagagaggaggaggagaaaccaaaggaagaggaggtggaAAAAGAGAAGAGCAGCG TTGAGGAACCAGCAACAACACCGGTAGAATCAGAGTCACTCCCTGGCCCAACCATCGAAACCAGCTTAGCTAAAGTCCAGGCAGATTGCAGCTGTCAAAAAACATTGATT GAGCTTGCCTCCTTGAGGAAGCGAGAGGAGCTGGCGAGGGAAGCTGTTGTTGGAAAGAAACCAGGATTGCACAGCCACCTCTTCAAACAGTACAG cCAAAATGTGGCGTCAGCGGAACGTGATCAAGATCCTGGTACCCACACTCAGGAGATTAGCAG CTCAGAAGTATCTCGTGCCGCCTCAGCTTTAGATGTTCCCGTGTCACTCGGTGGCACTGTTGAACCTCTAGAGAGAACCCTATTGGAACACACGACAGAAATGCTCAACG ATTACAATATGGGACTCAAGACAAAGTCCATCCTGCCTCCAGTCTCGCCTGGACATAAGAATCGTGAAGTCACACCACCTGAGACACCTTGA
- the lrguk gene encoding leucine-rich repeat and guanylate kinase domain-containing protein isoform X3, with amino-acid sequence MEGELQEQQLLTIPEESAEPLDKPETLKKPKTLKKPETLKEPETLKEPEALKEPETLKEPETLKEPEALKEPEALKEPETLEEIVEVKEGVLTEEMVCEGLSHLGLDLTGQHQVLCHLSIPVANFSHNRIPDIKNLSGFLCLRQLNLDYNCLSEVSGLTDCSMLNHLSLAYNRISKISNLDNLPITYLCLKGNQLHCVEGLEKLQNIQVLDLSRNCITSLSGIQNLRYLYFLNLENNQIMEIEDLKHAIGLLMLSNLNLLDNPVQEHHDYRLKVIFLYRGLSILDNKKVTVEEKVSSLNMFGPPMDIVAATDHITNMVHQMAQPQVLYQSTMPTPNTPYPMLVVTGPEGCRKGDLVRRLCQEFGKDFGVGICHSTRQPYPEEENGVDYHFVSEDEFQNLFLMGKFLLTMHYGSHLFGLSRDAIEEVANYGVVCCLHLELEGVFSLKKTCFRPRYILLIPTEIETFITHMKSTNRYTQSQIDLAVQRVPLYSKTNEERPGFFDNVIPSDNYEEAYQALVEIVKDYMFVEEPSEDEGEVKEEEEKTREEEEKPKEEEVEKEKSSVEEPATTPVESESLPGPTIETSLAKVQADCSCQKTLIELASLRKREELAREAVVGKKPGLHSHLFKQYSQNVASAERDQDPGTHTQEISSSEVSRAASALDVPVSLGGTVEPLERTLLEHTTEMLNDYNMGLKTKSILPPVSPGHKNREVTPPETP; translated from the exons ATGGAGGGCGAATTACAGGAGCAGCAACTTCTCACGATTCCAGAGGAAAGCGCGGAGCCACTGGACAAACCAGAGACGTTAAAAAAACCAAAGACGTTAAAAAAACCAGAGACGTTAAAAGAACCAGAGACGTTAAAAGAACCAGAGGCGTTAAAAGAACCAGAGACGTTAAAAGAACCAGAGACGTTAAAAGAACCAGAGGCGTTAAAAGAACCAGAGGCGTTAAAAGAACCAGAGACGTTAGAAGAAATCGTCGAAGTaaag GAGGGGGTGTTAACTGAAGAAATGGTGTGTGAAGGTTTATCCCATCTTGGACTTGATCTGACCGGGCAGCATCAAGTTCTGTGCCACCTATCCATACCT GTGGCAAATTTCTCCCATAACCGAATACCAGACATAAAGAATCTATCAGGCTTTCTCTGCCTGCGTCAGCTGAATCTGGACT ACAACTGTCTCTCTGAAGTCAGCGGTCTTACAGATTGTTCTATGCTCAACCATCTCAGCCTGGCTTACAACAGAATCTCAAAAATCAGCAACCTGGACAATTTGCCTATTACATATCTCTGCCTg AAGGGAAACCAGCTCCACTGTGTTGAAGGGTTGGAGAAGTTACAGAACATACAGGTTCTTGATTTGTCGAGGAATTGCATCACCTCTCTTTCAGGAATTCAGAATCTCCGCTATCTATACTTCCTCAACTTGGAGAATAACCAG attatGGAAATTGAAGATCTAAAACATGCCATTGGTCTACTGATGCTGTCAAACCTCAATCTGCTGGATAACCCTGTGCAG GAGCACCATGACTACAGACTGAAAGTCATCTTTCTCTACCGAGGTTTATCAATACTGGACAATAAGAAAGTCACTGTTGAAGAAAAG GTGTCTTCACTGAACATGTTTGGCCCTCCTATGGACATAGTAGCAGCAACAGATCACATCACAAACATGGTTCACCAAATGGCACAGCCACAGGTTCTCTATCAAAG CACAATGCCTACTCCAAACACCCCATACCCAATGCTGGTGGTGACGGGCCCTGAAGGCTGTAGGAAAGGAGACTTGGTTCGCAGACTGTGTCAGGAGTTTGGCAAAGACTTTGGTGTCGG CATCTGTCACTCTACACGCCAGCCCTACCCTGAAGAGGAGAACGGGGTTGATTATCATTTTGTCAGTGAAGACGAATTTCAGAACTTATTTCTCATG GGTAAATTTCTCCTGACCATGCATTATGGCAGCCATCTGTTTGGCCTCAGCAGAGATGCTATAGAGGAAGTAGCAAATTATGGAGTGGTTTGTTGTTTACATCTGGAGCTGGAG ggtgttttcagtttaaagaaGACTTGCTTTAGGCCTCGATACATCCTGCTTATACCCACGGAAATAGAGACGTTCATAACCCACATGAAAAGCACTAATCGTTACACCCAGTCACAGATTGATCTTGCAGTGCAACGTGTGCCCCTCTATTCAAAAACCAATGAAGAACGTCCAGGATTCTTTGACAACGTCATTCCAAGTG ATAACTATGAAGAAGCTTACCAGGCCTTGGTGGAAATAGTGAAGGACTACATGTTTGTTGAGGAGCCGTCGGAGGACGAGGGGGAGgtgaaggaagaggaagagaagacgagagaggaggaggagaaaccaaaggaagaggaggtggaAAAAGAGAAGAGCAGCG TTGAGGAACCAGCAACAACACCGGTAGAATCAGAGTCACTCCCTGGCCCAACCATCGAAACCAGCTTAGCTAAAGTCCAGGCAGATTGCAGCTGTCAAAAAACATTGATT GAGCTTGCCTCCTTGAGGAAGCGAGAGGAGCTGGCGAGGGAAGCTGTTGTTGGAAAGAAACCAGGATTGCACAGCCACCTCTTCAAACAGTACAG cCAAAATGTGGCGTCAGCGGAACGTGATCAAGATCCTGGTACCCACACTCAGGAGATTAGCAG CTCAGAAGTATCTCGTGCCGCCTCAGCTTTAGATGTTCCCGTGTCACTCGGTGGCACTGTTGAACCTCTAGAGAGAACCCTATTGGAACACACGACAGAAATGCTCAACG ATTACAATATGGGACTCAAGACAAAGTCCATCCTGCCTCCAGTCTCGCCTGGACATAAGAATCGTGAAGTCACACCACCTGAGACACCTTGA